CACTCACGCGACCGTAGTTTGCAGTCACCGTGGGCGTAGATGCTAACTTGCCATCTACGACGACAAGCATCCAGTTGTGATCGCCACGTTCGACCACATTTGTGATCAGTGGCACGTTGGGTCCCGGGGTCTTGCAACCACCTTGACGCTGATTGCCATAGCGCGCGTCATCCGGTACATACACCTTGACTGCTGATGGTTTCGCCGCGATGACCAACAGCCATTCACCGTTGACGCACAACTTGGGGTCGTCCCACGCTTCACCCGCGCCGACCGTAGCGAAGGTCAGGGAGAGCAACATCACGACCAGAGTCAACGCAAACAATGTTTTTTTCATCTTGCCTCCTTTGTCTTGGTTGGTTCCTTGTAACCACTTCGCCGAAAATAAAAAAACTGTCTGTTCCAGAGCGGAATAGACAGATCGGTTCGCGTCGTATTCCACTTCGGCAGCCTGGCAATCTTAGCGCACAGTCCCTACGCTGAAGACCCATAGCTTTGCGTCCTCGCCTTTCGGCGAGTTTGCCTTTATCGGTGGTTAATAGTACTTTTTTTTCTTGCGTGTATAGTACTCGACTGACATAGAACAAACAATAGGACAGTAGTACTTGTTACGAACAAATCCTAACACTCCACGCCATCGGCACCCCCCTTGATTTGCGCCGCACTCTGATTGTATACTCTCGCGGCATGAATCGCGTGATGCGGTGATTGCGTATCACGTGTACATATATTTCCAGAAAGGTGGACAGCATGTCACGACGTTCGGCAATCCTTGTCGTCGGCGGCGCGGTGGGATGCAGTCTGATTTTGCTTTGTGTATTCCTTGCCGCGATGGCTGGCTATACTTATTTCAATATTGCCACCGCGCGCGTGGTGGATCGCATCGCGTACGTGGACAATGATTCGAATATTCAAATCGTGGACGCGCGCGGCGAAGAACGGACTGCCCTAACCCAGGACGCCTCGAGCCAACACATTTACGATTATCCAACCTGGTCACGCGATGGACAATCCGTCGCGTTTGTCAGTGTGGATGCGAGCCAAGACGAACCCGAAGCGATTCTGTACACCGCGTCGGTCGTCACCAAAAATCGCAACACGGTGTTCAAGAGTCGCTCGCAATCCCCGTTCTATCTCTATTGGTCGCCCGACAGCCAACACATCGGTTTTCTCGCGCAGGACGCGAGCGATTTGTCAATGATGCTAGGACGCGCCGATGGCAAAGAGGATGCGCGCAGACTCGAAACTGGTTCGCCCTTTTACTGGAGCTGGTCGCCAGACAGTCGTACCTTGTTGATGCACATCGGCGGGAGTCGGCGCGATTCACACTCGGCGCGGCTCGCGTTGTTGCGTTGGCGAGATTCACCCACGTCGCAAACGCTGAGTCACGGTCCCGGCGAATTTCTCGCGCCACAATATTCGCCGGACGGTACAACGATCCTCTACGCCGCGGCGAATAATGGTCAAGATGCGCTACATCTCGCCGATGCCCAAGACGGCAACGCACACGCGATTGTCGAGTACGCCGGGCGCATCGCGTTTGCGTGGTCGCCTGACGGCAAAAAGATTGCATGGGTCGTCACGCCCGAGGACGCCGAATTACCGCACTTTGGCAAGGTCGTCATCGCCAATGCCGACGGCAAGAATCAGCAATCCATCACGAACGAAGACGCAATCGCGTTTTTCTGGTCGCCCGATGGACAACGCATCGCGTATCTGACGATTGAACAGGAACAGAATTCGCGTGGACGTACGCCGACCCAGCATCTCGCCGCGCCGCTGGCGCAAGGCAATCCCATTCGTTTGCTGTGGCGCGTCGTAGACCTACCGACCGGCACTCCGCGGACGCTGGCTACCTTCACACCCACGCGCGATTTTATCTCCTTGCTTCCGTACTTCGATCAATACGCGCGCTCGCTCACCTTCTGGTCGCCCGATAGCGCCAGGTTCGTTTACACGCATCGCGAACGCCCCGGTGCGGGCAGTGTGTGGGTTGCCGATGTTACTGGCAAAGAACAACCGCGCCGCGTCGGCGATGGTTTGGTTGCCGTGTGGTCGTGGAAATAAAAAGTAGAGACGCCCCGGCGGAGCGTCTCTACTCTACAGCTTTTGACACGTCGGACAAAAATGTGTGCCGCGTTGTCCAACAACCGTTTTTACAATCGGTGTGCCGCAACGACGACACGGTCGTTCTTCACGATCAAACGCGCGTAGACTATCTTGGAATCCGCCGCTCGCCCCGTTAACGCGTTTGTACATGACGTCAATGCTCGTCCCGCCTAGCGCAATCGCGCGGCGCAGCACCTGGCGAATCGCGCGCTGCAGTCGCCCGCGTTCCTCGCGCGTGAGTGTTTCGGCGCGGCGCAGCGGATGCAAACGCGCGTACCACAGCGACTCGTCCACATAAATGTTTCCCAGCCCCGCAAGAAAAGTTTGATCGAGCAAGAGTGGTTTCAAGTAGCCGCGTCGTTTCTCGAACAACGCGTGAAACTCTTTCGCAGAAACCTCCGGCGCTTCGGGACCCAGTTTGCCGGTGACGATTTCAGGATCGTTCACCAGCCACATCCGTCCAAACTTGCGCGTATCACGAAAACGTAATTCGAAGCCGTCACTCAATCTGAGAATGACGTGCATGTGTTTATCGCGCCGCGTCGTCGGTGTGTCTAGATGAAAACCGCCGGTCATTCGCAAATGCACCAGCATAAATTTGCGCGGCGACAAATGAAATACCAAGTACTTGCCGCGTCGCGTAATCTTGATAATTTTGCTCCCGCGGATGGCGCGCGTAAACTCCGTCGCGCTGGGCGCGGCAATCGTGCGTCGCCAACGCACGATCACCCCAACGATTTTGCGCCCGACAAGATGCGGGCGTAAATCACGCACCACGGTTTCGACTTCGGGTAATTCGGGCATAGTTATATCGTGCGATAGTGCGATAGTGCAATAGTTGGATAGTGCAACAGTCGCATTCGCGCAACTCAACTATCGCACCATCGCACTATTACACCATCGCACTAGAATCCGTATTCCTTCCAACGTTGATCCACCAACGCTTTGATCTCCGGCGACATAGCGATTTCCTCGGGCCATTTCTGATGCGGACCTGGGTCGCGTTCCGTTTTGCGCGTGGCATCAATCCCCATCTTGCCGCCATAATTCTTTTCGAGCGCCGCGTGATCGAGATCGTCAGCTGCACCGCTAACGATTTGCACATCGCGTAAAGGGTCGTAATTCGCGAGCACCTCGAACGCGACCTGGGACAGGTCGTGCACGTTCACGTCCTCATCTACCACGATGATCGTTTTCGTCAGCATCATCAGCCCCAAGCCCCACAAACCGTACATCACTTTGCGCGCGTGCCCAGGATACCGTTTCTTGATGCTCACAATCACCAGATTGTGAAACACTCCTTCCGCCGGCATATTCACGTCAACGATTTCGCCCTGGAACAATTTCATCAAGGGCAAGAACAATCGCTCGGTCGCTTTGCCCATCCAATAATCTTCCATCGGTGGCTTGCCCACGATCGTCGTCGGATAGATCGCGTCACGCCGATGCGTGATCGCAGTGACGTGCATGACCGGATAATAATCCGCGAGCGAGTAATAACCGGTGTGATCGCCAAACGGTCCTTCGATGCGTTGCTCACGCGGACCCACGTATCCTTCGATCACGATCTCCGCGTCCGCCGGTACTTCGAGTGGTTGTGAAATACACTTTGCCAGCTCCACCGATTTGCCGCGCAACCAACCAGCCAGCATCATCTCGTCAATGTTCGGCGGCAACGGCGCAGACCCAGCCCAAATGATCGCGGGATCGCCGCCGAGCGACACGGCAACCGGAATTTTTTCCATGCCGATGTCTTGCGCGACGCGTTGATGCTCCGTACCGCCTTTGTGCCTCTGCCAGTGCATTCCCAGTGTTTGATCGTCCAGCACCTGCAAACGATACATTCCGACGTTGCGCTTGCCGGTTTTCGGATCGCGACTAAACACGGATGGCAAGGTGATGTAACGCCCCGCGTCGTGGGGCCAACATTGAATGATCGGCAGCGACGCGAGCGATGGCTTTTCTTGAATCACTTCTTGGCAAACGCCGCGATTGATATACCTGGGTTCGGTGACACGCAAGCCGTTCAGCATTTCGAGTCCACGTTGCGCTTTTTCGAACAGCCCGCGCGGCATGTCCATCGAAATGAACTCGGCGAGTTTCGTGTTCAACTCGTCGAGCCGTTCGACATTGAGCGCCCACGCCATCCGCTCTTCGCTGCCAAAGAGATTGATGACGACGGGCATCGTATTACCACGCACATTCTCAAACACCAACGCCAGGTTTTTTTCGGGCGCGCTTTTCATCACGCGATCAGCAATCTCGGTGATTTCTAAATCCTGATTCACCGGCGCGCTAATCCGTTTCAGTTGTCCGCTTTTTTCGAGGCGCGCGAGAAACTCGCGCAGGTCACGATATGCCATGCTTCCTCCAAGGCGAGATAATAACAGAAAACGAAACGGTTGGCAAACGAAATTTCCATCGCGCGCTAATTTGACAGATTCTAGTTCCTTTGGTATTAATCCTACTAAGCCAGTAGGATTTGTAGGAATATAGACGTTCTAGTCCACTTCACACAGCATACTTTGGAGACACATCGTGACTTTGTTCAAATCGTCGTTCATGTTGCTCGTGATGGCTTGGGCGCTCATCGGCTGCGCCAATCAAGCGCCCGCTACGCCCAGCGTCGTCCGCTTCGGTTACTTTCCAAATATCACGCACGCCCAAGCCGTCATTGGTATCGCCGACGGCACATTTCAGCGCGCGCTCGGCGACGGCATCAAGATTAACGCGAAAGTATTCAACGCGGGTCCATCGGTCATCGAAGCATTGTTTGCCGGTCAGCTCGATCTTGCGTTCATCGGTCCGAATCCCGCGATCAACGGGTTCGTGAAATCAAAAGGCGAAGCGCTGCGCATCATCGCCGGCGCGACGAGCGGCGGTGCGGCGCTTGTCGTGCGCGCGGATGCGGGACTGAACTCGCCCGCCGATTTTCGCGGCAAGAAAATCGCGACGCCGCAACTGGGCAATACGCAAGACGTGGCAGCGCGCGCGTGGTTGCTGCAACAGGGGTTCAAGTTCAAGGAGCACGGCGGCGACACCCAGGTTATCCCGACTGCCAACCCAGACATCCTCGCGCTGTTTCTCAAAAAAGAAATTGACGCGGCATGGGTCCCCGAACCCTGGGGTGCGCGACTCGTCCGCGAGGCAAACGGCAAGATTTTTCTCGACGAACGCGAACTGTGGCAAGGTAGCAAGTTCGTCACCGCGCAAATAATCGTTAGCTCAAAATTTTTGAAGGCGAATCCTGAGATCGTCAAGCAATTTCTCGTCGCGCACGTCGAACTGACACAACGCATCAACAACGATCCCGCCACGGCGAAGCAAAAACTCAACGCGGAAATCTTGCGCCTCACCAACGCGGCATTGTCGAACGACGTGTTGAACGACGCGTGGACGCGACAAACGATTACGTACGATCCTGTGCGCGCGTCACTGATCAGTTCGACAGACGCCGCGTTCAAATTGGGCTTTCTCGGCGACACACCGCCGCAACTTGCCGCGGTTTACGAATTGACGATACTAAATCAAGTATTGAAAGAAAAAAATCTTCCATTGATTCAGTAGATGACTACCGACTGCGATTCAGTCGGCGGTCGTTCGAAGGAGTATCGTTGAAGTTAGCAATCCGCGAGGTGGGCAAAACGTTTCACAGCAAAAATGGCGCGATACCCGCGATTGACGCGATCACGCTCGACATGCGAGCGGGAGAATTCGTTTGCTTGCTCGGTCCCTCCGGGTGCGGCAAGTCTACCTTGCTCAACCTGGTCGCGGGCTTGGATAAACCGACGCGCGGCGAAATTTTGACGGACGGCAAACGCGTGAACGGAACCGGCACCGATCGCGTAATGATCTTTCAGAGCGCCGCGCTTTTTCCCTGGCTGAACGTGCGCGACAATGTCGAGTTCGGTATGCAAATGATTGGCAAACCTTCCGCACAACGACGCGAGACCGCGCGACATTTTCTCGCGATGGTGCATCTCACCGAATTCGAAAACGCGTATGTCCACGAATTGTCCGGCGGCATGAAGCAACGCGCCGCGATTGCGCGCGCGCTCGCGCTCGACCCGGACGTACTGTTGATGGACGAACCATTCGGCGCGCTCGACGCGCAAACGCGCGACATACTGCACGGTGAATTGCAGGCAATTTGGCGCGCGACGAATAAAACGATTCTCTTCGTCACTCACAACGTCCGCGAAGCCATCGTGCTCGGCGACCGCGTTGTCGTCTTTTCGGCGCGTCCGGCGCGCATCAAACGCGAATGGACATTGGATTTGCCGCGTCCGCGCCAAATTGAAAGTTACGCCGTCGTGGATTTATCGCGCGAGATGATGGCTATGCTCAAAGACGATGTGCTCGCCAGCCAACACGACTTGGTTACAAATCGTCTGCGCGAATTTGAAGCACAAATGG
The Chloroflexota bacterium genome window above contains:
- the mutM gene encoding DNA-formamidopyrimidine glycosylase, translated to MPELPEVETVVRDLRPHLVGRKIVGVIVRWRRTIAAPSATEFTRAIRGSKIIKITRRGKYLVFHLSPRKFMLVHLRMTGGFHLDTPTTRRDKHMHVILRLSDGFELRFRDTRKFGRMWLVNDPEIVTGKLGPEAPEVSAKEFHALFEKRRGYLKPLLLDQTFLAGLGNIYVDESLWYARLHPLRRAETLTREERGRLQRAIRQVLRRAIALGGTSIDVMYKRVNGASGGFQDSLRAFDREERPCRRCGTPIVKTVVGQRGTHFCPTCQKL
- a CDS encoding ABC transporter ATP-binding protein; its protein translation is MRAGEFVCLLGPSGCGKSTLLNLVAGLDKPTRGEILTDGKRVNGTGTDRVMIFQSAALFPWLNVRDNVEFGMQMIGKPSAQRRETARHFLAMVHLTEFENAYVHELSGGMKQRAAIARALALDPDVLLMDEPFGALDAQTRDILHGELQAIWRATNKTILFVTHNVREAIVLGDRVVVFSARPARIKREWTLDLPRPRQIESYAVVDLSREMMAMLKDDVLASQHDLVTNRLREFEAQMVGDDVL
- a CDS encoding PD40 domain-containing protein, whose protein sequence is MSRRSAILVVGGAVGCSLILLCVFLAAMAGYTYFNIATARVVDRIAYVDNDSNIQIVDARGEERTALTQDASSQHIYDYPTWSRDGQSVAFVSVDASQDEPEAILYTASVVTKNRNTVFKSRSQSPFYLYWSPDSQHIGFLAQDASDLSMMLGRADGKEDARRLETGSPFYWSWSPDSRTLLMHIGGSRRDSHSARLALLRWRDSPTSQTLSHGPGEFLAPQYSPDGTTILYAAANNGQDALHLADAQDGNAHAIVEYAGRIAFAWSPDGKKIAWVVTPEDAELPHFGKVVIANADGKNQQSITNEDAIAFFWSPDGQRIAYLTIEQEQNSRGRTPTQHLAAPLAQGNPIRLLWRVVDLPTGTPRTLATFTPTRDFISLLPYFDQYARSLTFWSPDSARFVYTHRERPGAGSVWVADVTGKEQPRRVGDGLVAVWSWK
- a CDS encoding menaquinone biosynthesis decarboxylase, whose translation is MAYRDLREFLARLEKSGQLKRISAPVNQDLEITEIADRVMKSAPEKNLALVFENVRGNTMPVVINLFGSEERMAWALNVERLDELNTKLAEFISMDMPRGLFEKAQRGLEMLNGLRVTEPRYINRGVCQEVIQEKPSLASLPIIQCWPHDAGRYITLPSVFSRDPKTGKRNVGMYRLQVLDDQTLGMHWQRHKGGTEHQRVAQDIGMEKIPVAVSLGGDPAIIWAGSAPLPPNIDEMMLAGWLRGKSVELAKCISQPLEVPADAEIVIEGYVGPREQRIEGPFGDHTGYYSLADYYPVMHVTAITHRRDAIYPTTIVGKPPMEDYWMGKATERLFLPLMKLFQGEIVDVNMPAEGVFHNLVIVSIKKRYPGHARKVMYGLWGLGLMMLTKTIIVVDEDVNVHDLSQVAFEVLANYDPLRDVQIVSGAADDLDHAALEKNYGGKMGIDATRKTERDPGPHQKWPEEIAMSPEIKALVDQRWKEYGF
- a CDS encoding ABC transporter substrate-binding protein, which encodes MLLVMAWALIGCANQAPATPSVVRFGYFPNITHAQAVIGIADGTFQRALGDGIKINAKVFNAGPSVIEALFAGQLDLAFIGPNPAINGFVKSKGEALRIIAGATSGGAALVVRADAGLNSPADFRGKKIATPQLGNTQDVAARAWLLQQGFKFKEHGGDTQVIPTANPDILALFLKKEIDAAWVPEPWGARLVREANGKIFLDERELWQGSKFVTAQIIVSSKFLKANPEIVKQFLVAHVELTQRINNDPATAKQKLNAEILRLTNAALSNDVLNDAWTRQTITYDPVRASLISSTDAAFKLGFLGDTPPQLAAVYELTILNQVLKEKNLPLIQ